DNA sequence from the candidate division WOR-3 bacterium genome:
GTTGAAATCATCGCTGTTTTGTATATCATATATATTAATGTAGATACTCATAAAGGATAAAGATCGCAGGATCGTGGAAGTAGCCTAACGGACCGGCGCAGTCCACGGGCACGAAAGGAGTTATGGTATATGAAAAACCGAGCACCGCACAAATGGTTGCTGGTTACCATGCTATTGTTGGCCGCATTTTGTCATGCCGATTGGACGCGAGATACTGTTGGTATCTATACGAGATACTATGAGGTGAAGGTTGGCGATGGCCGGAACGATAATGTGGAGCGTATTTATTGCTGCTGTTACAACGGGCATGTCGTCGAATGGTCGTTTGAAGGAAACGACTGGGTGATGGTGGATTGTGGTTCTGTACCACCAAGCGCTGATTACCGGCTGATAAGTCTGTGTATTGGAGATGGCAGGCGAGACGGGATCAATCGAATCTACAGTGCTTGCGCTGATGGGTATATTTATGAATTCTCGTACGATAGCGGCATGTGGTTCATGGACCGGCTGAGTCCGGCCGGTGTATTCTATGCGGGGCAGGTTATTGGCCAGCCAAGAAACGATGATACGATTCGTGTTTGTGCTGGTGGTTGGAACACTCCGGTTCGTGAATATACCTGGAACGGTTCAGACTGGGAGTCGCTTGATGTAAGCTCGGGTAATAGGTATGTCTGGCCGCTCGACATTGCGCAAGGTAGAAATGATGGAGTCTACCGTATCTATGCTCCCGATTGGTACCTATACTACCTGAGGGAGTATTCCTGGAATGGCAGTGGGTATGACGAGCTGACCATCAGCGCACCCCAACGATTGGTCAAGGCCGTCGTGGGTCATGGCAGAAACGACGGTATGAACCGCGTGTACGCTTCGGGAATGTTGGGACACGTTCATGAATATACCTACGACGCCAATAACTGGCAGAGCGTCGATATCCATCCTACTGCACCTCTACGGTCGCGCTACGGCCTTTGTTTTGGCCAGACAAAGAGCGATGGTGTATTGAGACTGTACTCGGTCGCCCAAGGTGGTGACATCCGTGAACATGCCTGGGATGGTGCTGCGTGGGTCGATACGATCATCGATGCAATCTCGGGTGCAACAGTTGATATAGCGGTCGGCCGAGGCAGAAATGATGATACGATGAGAGTGTACGTGACGAGCGCGACCGGCATCTTGTATGAGTTTACGAATACCTCACCCTATGTCGGCTTGGAGGATCTGAAACAGGAGCAGATCGGTATTTCGCTTAGCTTTCATCCCAATCCCTTCGCCTATCTCTCCACGATCAAATATAGTATTCCGAGAAGCGGCTGGGTCAGTATCACGGTGCATAATAGTCTGGGTGTTGAAGTTTCCAGACTGTTAGATAAATACGACGATGCGGGTAGTCATATTTTGCATTGTGATATGTATGATAAATACGGTATGAGGCTGCCGGCTGGTGTGTACTTCTGCCGGCTGAAAATGGAGGGTGAAGAAATCGTTGAAAAGATCATACGGGTGAAT
Encoded proteins:
- a CDS encoding T9SS type A sorting domain-containing protein; protein product: MKNRAPHKWLLVTMLLLAAFCHADWTRDTVGIYTRYYEVKVGDGRNDNVERIYCCCYNGHVVEWSFEGNDWVMVDCGSVPPSADYRLISLCIGDGRRDGINRIYSACADGYIYEFSYDSGMWFMDRLSPAGVFYAGQVIGQPRNDDTIRVCAGGWNTPVREYTWNGSDWESLDVSSGNRYVWPLDIAQGRNDGVYRIYAPDWYLYYLREYSWNGSGYDELTISAPQRLVKAVVGHGRNDGMNRVYASGMLGHVHEYTYDANNWQSVDIHPTAPLRSRYGLCFGQTKSDGVLRLYSVAQGGDIREHAWDGAAWVDTIIDAISGATVDIAVGRGRNDDTMRVYVTSATGILYEFTNTSPYVGLEDLKQEQIGISLSFHPNPFAYLSTIKYSIPRSGWVSITVHNSLGVEVSRLLDKYDDAGSHILHCDMYDKYGMRLPAGVYFCRLKMEGEEIVEKIIRVN